The Bacteroidales bacterium DNA window TCCGGGAGCAGTTCGTAAAGCAAAAAAAGCCATTCGTAAAGCTTTTGAAATTCAAAAAGAAAATAAGGGTTTGGCTTTCATTGAGATAGTTTCAAATTGTAATTCGGGATGGAAAATGGAACCTGTTGAAGCTAACAACTGGATGGTAGAAAATATGTTTCCTTATTTCCCTATCGGAGATATTAAAGTAAATGGTGAATTAGTTAAATAATCGTTTAAAAATTAAGTATTATGACTGAAGAAATGATTATCGCAGGTTTTGGTGGACAAGGAGTACTTTCTATGGGTAAAATCCTTGCTTATTCCGGAATTATGCAAGGCCAAGAAGTAAGTTGGATGCCCTCTTATGGTCCTGAAATGCGCGGTGGAACAGCAAATGTTACTGTAATTGTTAGCGATGAAAGAATTAGTTCGCCCATACTAACAAATTTCGATACCGCTATTATTCTTAATCAGCAATCGATGGATAAATTTGAAAAAACCGTTAAACCCGGTGGTGTGTTAATTTACGATCCTAACGGAATTACCAAACATCCATCTCGTACCGACATTAAAATTTATAAAATTGAAGGTGCTAAAATGGCTTCTGAAATGGGAAACCCAAAAATCTTCAATATGATTGTTTTTGGTGCATTTATGAAAATCAAACCAATTGTAAAGCTGGAAAATGTAATTGCAGGATTAAAAAAATCACTTCCTGAAAGACATCACAAATTGATTCCTCTTAATCAGGATGCAATAACAATCGGAATGAAAAATGTAGTGGAAGTATAAGTATTCCGTTTTACAAAGAGGATAATTCAAATGAATTATCCTCTTTTTTTTACTACAAAACAGCAAATCTTGGTTTAGTTTGTATTTTAGCGAAAAAAATTAATGAAAATAATCGAAAACTATAAAGCTAAACTTAAGAAAAAATCAAAGTGGAGCTGGGCTAGCGATATTGTAT harbors:
- a CDS encoding 2-oxoacid:acceptor oxidoreductase family protein, with translation MTEEMIIAGFGGQGVLSMGKILAYSGIMQGQEVSWMPSYGPEMRGGTANVTVIVSDERISSPILTNFDTAIILNQQSMDKFEKTVKPGGVLIYDPNGITKHPSRTDIKIYKIEGAKMASEMGNPKIFNMIVFGAFMKIKPIVKLENVIAGLKKSLPERHHKLIPLNQDAITIGMKNVVEV